The window TGCATATTCAATTAATtaatttcatattaatattaaattaatattaattaacattaatattaatattaccattaccaacataactaatagacaaaatttgtcttatttaatatgaatagtactattcgatttttcacttttcacaaaccTAACCCCCTAACTTCCAATTAAATACAAATCGAACCTCCCACTTTATACTAATAGACCAAATTTTGTCTTATTtgctatgaatagtactattcaatttttcacttttcacaaacctaaccccctaacttccattaaaatacaaatcgaacctccCACTTTATACTAATAGataaaatttgtcttatttgttatgaatagtactattcgatTTTTCACTTGTCACAAACCTAACCCCCTGACttctattaaaatacaaatcgaacctcccactttatacatatattctaaattattatttatcccatcactaacaccaaaaatactgaataataatacCCACaacgctttaccgacttgtacactgTGCTCAAACAGTAGGACTCACATAAGCCACTACTGCGCTacatttctttcttttcttttttttttcgcaACGATAAAAAAAACAACCTTCTTAataggaacaacccttcaatgctaccaaaagatgccgaaaaacatttttttttacaaaatagatcaactaactttaacgctaaaagaagcaactttcacaaaaagaacaacccttcaatatttaattttttaaaccaaaccccctaacttttattatacaaatcgaaccctccaccttatacatatattttaaattattatttatctcatcactaacactaaaaatactgaataataacactcaccacgctttaccgacttgcATAATCCTATAGTTTGTACCTTGTGAAGATTATGGGGTGTTAGTTGATACCTTAGCATCTTAATCTGCGCTCAAAtagtaggacccacataggccactactgtgctaattttttttttatctccaacgataaaagaaacccttcaatgctaccaaaagatgtcgaaaaatattctttttttacaaaataggtcaactaactttaacgctaaaagaagcaactttcacaaaaggaacaacccttcaatgttagatttaaaaaaaaatgtacaaaatatatcaagactttttttttaactcgcatttaaaACGGAGCCCCCGACAAGAAGccagggctccacaactagtataattactaataatgaaatattaatttaagattttacTGGTATATATTACCACGCATATAACCAACGGGTAATATTCATGAATACCataatttataatttgtaatttaTACGTTTACTtttttataattattgtaattAGTAAATAAAAATGTTACTCTCTTGATCCTGAAATAATTGTCCATCTTACTATTTTGACCACTTAACTTTCAATTAAATCTTATTTATAACTGAAAATGTAACATTTAATACATAAACAAATGTACCAGTTACTTattattacaattttttttttttttacttaaaacAACTCATTCAATTAATGATATAATAgataactcacaaaaatattttgaatTTAATAAAAAGTTAACTCAGATAACATAATTCTGGAATTAAAGGAATAATATTGAAGAGAATTTTAAATTTTTTGGAATTCTTATCTTAATTTTTTAAAGTAAAATAGACACCGAACTGAAAGTAATTAGTATAGTAAAGATTAAATCATCGCATttgttattaatattgattataaaatGATTGATGATCTGTACACATTAAATTTTATCCGTATACAACTAAACATGCATTAAAGTGTTGTAGTATACAACATTATAAATCATATCTGATTGTGTACGAATAAGATTTAATTGTGTATGAATCACCCTCCTTTAATTAATAAGtgtaatacggagtaattaatagttaatagataatAATAACTAAGGATTAGATCATTGCATTCGTtactaatattaatacaattaattattAGACTGATTAAACTAATAATTGATATAGTTATTGAAAAAATTACGTAAAGAATTACATCTGTTGTAATGATCCGATTAATCAGAAATAAAAAATTGAAAACCATCACGCGCTCAGTGCCAAGAAAAACCATCACATATTCACATTCAACATCTTTCTATAAATACTTCTCTTGTTCATCTCGTCTCATCAACTTCAAACTAATTTCTCAATCATAACAAAAAAACTAAAAtatactaaaaaaaataaaaaatggaatCACAGGGTAAAATCGAGGATTCAGTGTTATCTCCCAGCTTCAGTTACTACTCTTCAGATACTTCAACAACTTCCACATCCATCGCCAGAGTAATCCATGAAGACGAAGAAGATTTTGAGTTTTCAATTGGTAACAAACAACTTTCACTAAAAGatattagttcaaaatcctggacAATATTTCCAGTTTTCAACCGTGATCTAATCATAAACGATGAAATTGACCATTCCGTTTCAATAAATAGTCCGTTACGAAAACTGTTCATCAATGAAGAACAATTAGGATCCGAATCGCCTTCGTATTCGTCATCAGAAGCTGATGAATTAGAAAACATACCTTCTGGAACATTCTGCGTCTGGAGTCCTAAATGTAAAAAGAGTAATTCAACCGGATCATCAACCGGATCCAAAAAATGGAGTATCCGATATTTGCTAAAGCGAAGCAATAGCGATGGAAAGGAACCGACGGCGATTTTGAAACGGAAACCAACCCGAAATTTCGGTGATGATGTTTTGACATCGAAGGCGCAAACTCCGGTACACGAACTGTTTTATGTGAAAAGAAGATCGGAAAATGAAATCGGAAAGAGGAAAACGTATTTGCCGTACAGAAAGGATCTGGTTGGATTGTTTGGAAATGTTAACGGAATCGGAAAAATTATTCCGTTCTGAAATTTTTCCGTTAACGGAATATCGATATTTCATAAAATTCTGTTTTATTCTGTAACTTCAGTTAACTGTAAATTGTAAATACTCCGTGTAGTTTAATGAGATGAGATTTTAATTACTTGCTATAAACTAATAAACATTTTGATTCTGATTGTGTTTAAATCTTAATTTTTAAGAACAACAAACGTAAACTGGCGTTAGTAGTAGAAGATTGCTCAAAAGTCAAAGAAATACGTAAACGGGCCACTTTCACATTGATATGAACACAAATTCAAATAGCAAAGAATTAATCGACATTTGCCCTAGCGGAGTCCGAATAGAATTTAagattttgtatttattttattatttatttatttctatcTATTTGTTTACTCATATAATTCTATTGATAAATAATCGTAATTTTCGATATATTTTATCGATTACTTCTGTAATAACACAACTACGTCAGGAAAATGGGGTCCAACAACCTCTCGATGTAACACTTACCAATTAATATGCCGTGCCAACACAATAGTCACTATAATCGTAGTTATTAAATTAGAGTAAGCCATCGAGGCGTAACTTGCTTGCAAAGTCAATAGATTTGGCGCAAAGGCTCACGTCAATATTTAAATACATAATTACACCCCTCGTCCCTGTTGTATACCTCAAAAATCACTCCTCgtcctttttctattttttttgcattcctcgtccctaTTGTTTTATCTTACTACATTCCCCGTCCTTCCGTCAAACTGCTGTTAGTTTCAAACGTTAAGTTTTGATATGTGccacacatgtgagggtatttttgtccttTTACATTTCTCTCATCTTTTTAACTTCTTCATTTTCATCTTATTTTAAATATTCAtctaagataaaaaaaaaaattaataataaagaaAATTCCTAATAAAAAATCATCTCACAGAACCAATGTCGGTTACCATTCCAGATCCGATGTCGATGTCGGTTACAATTCCAGATCCGATGTCGATTTCGGTTACCATTCCGGAATCAATCGATTGGAGTTTGTGGATACCATTTCAGATCTTGTATGCACATAACAATTTAAA of the Rutidosis leptorrhynchoides isolate AG116_Rl617_1_P2 chromosome 5, CSIRO_AGI_Rlap_v1, whole genome shotgun sequence genome contains:
- the LOC139848858 gene encoding uncharacterized protein translates to MESQGKIEDSVLSPSFSYYSSDTSTTSTSIARVIHEDEEDFEFSIGNKQLSLKDISSKSWTIFPVFNRDLIINDEIDHSVSINSPLRKLFINEEQLGSESPSYSSSEADELENIPSGTFCVWSPKCKKSNSTGSSTGSKKWSIRYLLKRSNSDGKEPTAILKRKPTRNFGDDVLTSKAQTPVHELFYVKRRSENEIGKRKTYLPYRKDLVGLFGNVNGIGKIIPF